Proteins from a single region of Pirellulales bacterium:
- a CDS encoding hydantoinase B/oxoprolinase family protein, which produces MQQSAWQFWIDVGGTFTDCFARRPDGSLVRHKLLSSGVTKGSAQTGSTPSKILDPLRAGDPARFWNGYRLRLLGPGGDVVAESRVKSSAADGTLYLDDALALPPAPGQAYELASGEEAPIVAIRYLLGLSLADEIPHVVVRLGTTRGTNALITRRGARTAFVTTRGLRDILEIGYQNRPKLFELAIEKRVPLFTEVVEIDERVTAEGEVLRAPDADTVRRQLQTLRSKNIESLAICLLHAYRFGDHEELVARLAQEMGFQEISVSSRVAPLVKIVARGDTTVMDAYLNPILRDYITRLRRSLPAVDLRIMTSAGGLVAAEHFVGKDSILSGPAGGVVGFSRVAQAAGFTQAIGFDMGGTSTDVSRFDGRFELEYETEKAGVRVVAPMMAIETVAAGGGSICAFDGTKLVVGPQSAGAAPGPACYGQGGPLAVTDVNFYLGKIPPEHFPFPLDRAAVERRLAKLVGEIERATARRYSPVELCDGFLQVANANMVKAIQSISVAKGCDPRDYVLVGFGGAAGQHACAVAAELDMSQVLLHPDAGILSAYGIGAADVVRHAARGVYQAYSAELVDSLAAVFTELSGQARRQVLAEGIAPDRIEIRRALDLRYRGLDAWLTVPEPADGNYAEAYAAAHEKLYGYRNERREIEVVAVRVEVVGHTVEPEPVSAHAAARSATPERMIQVHFAARSESTALYDRAKLQPGDVIVGPAVIHEATATTVIDPGWRGEVLSRGELLLSHQPAANADVDLQPAGANSEVPCDPATLEVFNNRFAAIAEQMGITLRNTSSSVNVKERLDFSCAIFTSVGDLVVNAPHIPVHLGAMGETVRCILADNPDLRPGDVYVTNDPYRGGSHLPDVTVVTPIFDAAGRRLLFFTASRAHHAEIGGIVPGSMPPFSCNLAEEGVLISNFQLIAAGRSRFDEFARLLSTAKYPTRKLTDNLADVAAQVAANQQGARDLRRLVERHSLAVVQAYMGHIQNAAEQKMRQALRKLPDGRHRFEDHLDDGSPIAVAIDIDGDRATIDFTGTGPVLAGNLNANRAIVTAAVMYVLRTLIAEDIPLNQGVLAPVRIVLPECLLNPRAGATPEQSPAVVGGNVETSQRVVDVLLGALGLAAASQGTMNNTLFGDSTFGYYETICGGAGATADRDGADAVHTHMTNTRLTDPEVLEQRYPVRLREFSIRRGSGGTGKRRGGDGVVRQIEFLRPLDVSLLAERRGHYAPYGMAGGAVGAIGHNTLVHADGTREDVGGHAQFRAAAGDVLEIETPGGGGWGADLK; this is translated from the coding sequence ATGCAGCAATCAGCATGGCAATTCTGGATCGACGTCGGCGGCACCTTCACCGACTGCTTTGCACGGCGGCCGGATGGCTCGCTCGTGCGGCACAAGCTTCTCAGCTCAGGCGTCACCAAGGGAAGCGCGCAGACCGGATCGACCCCGAGCAAGATCCTCGACCCGCTGCGCGCGGGCGATCCGGCGCGGTTTTGGAATGGTTATCGATTGCGATTGCTCGGGCCCGGTGGCGACGTCGTCGCCGAGTCTCGTGTGAAATCGAGCGCTGCCGACGGCACGCTGTACTTGGACGATGCGCTCGCGCTTCCACCTGCGCCAGGTCAGGCATACGAACTCGCGAGTGGTGAAGAGGCGCCGATCGTGGCAATCCGATACCTGCTAGGGCTCTCGCTGGCGGATGAAATTCCACACGTCGTCGTGCGGCTGGGAACCACGCGCGGAACGAACGCTCTCATCACGCGGCGCGGTGCGAGAACCGCCTTCGTCACCACGCGTGGGCTGCGCGACATTCTGGAAATCGGCTATCAGAACCGCCCCAAGCTCTTCGAGCTGGCGATTGAGAAGCGGGTGCCATTGTTCACCGAGGTCGTCGAGATCGATGAGCGCGTCACCGCCGAAGGGGAAGTCCTGCGCGCGCCCGACGCCGACACGGTGCGCCGGCAATTGCAGACGCTGCGCAGCAAAAATATCGAGTCGCTAGCCATTTGCCTGCTGCACGCCTACCGCTTCGGCGATCATGAAGAGCTGGTGGCCCGGCTCGCGCAAGAAATGGGCTTTCAGGAAATCAGTGTTAGCAGTCGTGTGGCGCCGCTCGTAAAGATCGTCGCCCGCGGCGACACGACCGTGATGGACGCGTATCTGAACCCGATCCTGCGCGACTATATTACCAGGTTGCGCCGTTCGCTGCCGGCGGTTGATCTGCGGATCATGACCTCGGCCGGCGGTCTGGTGGCGGCCGAGCATTTCGTCGGCAAGGATAGTATTCTCTCCGGGCCCGCCGGCGGCGTCGTCGGCTTCTCGCGCGTGGCGCAGGCCGCCGGATTCACGCAGGCCATCGGCTTCGACATGGGGGGCACCAGCACCGACGTATCGCGGTTCGACGGTCGTTTCGAACTGGAATACGAAACCGAAAAGGCGGGCGTGCGCGTCGTCGCCCCCATGATGGCCATCGAAACGGTCGCTGCCGGCGGCGGTTCGATCTGCGCCTTTGACGGAACGAAGCTCGTCGTCGGACCGCAAAGCGCGGGCGCCGCGCCCGGCCCGGCCTGCTATGGCCAGGGAGGACCGCTGGCCGTTACCGATGTGAACTTCTACCTGGGCAAGATTCCGCCCGAGCATTTTCCTTTTCCACTCGATCGAGCGGCGGTCGAGCGCCGACTGGCAAAGCTGGTCGGCGAGATCGAGCGGGCCACGGCGCGCCGCTATTCGCCGGTCGAGCTGTGCGACGGCTTTTTGCAGGTCGCCAACGCGAACATGGTGAAGGCAATTCAATCGATCTCGGTCGCCAAAGGATGCGACCCGCGCGATTATGTCCTGGTCGGGTTCGGTGGTGCGGCCGGGCAGCATGCGTGCGCCGTGGCCGCCGAACTGGATATGTCGCAGGTGCTACTACATCCGGATGCCGGCATCTTGAGCGCCTACGGCATCGGCGCCGCCGACGTTGTACGACATGCGGCGCGAGGAGTCTATCAAGCGTATTCGGCCGAACTTGTTGATAGCCTGGCCGCCGTTTTTACGGAGCTAAGTGGCCAGGCCCGTCGCCAGGTATTGGCCGAGGGGATCGCGCCTGACCGCATCGAGATACGCCGCGCGCTCGATCTGCGCTATCGCGGACTGGACGCCTGGCTCACCGTGCCTGAACCGGCTGATGGCAACTACGCCGAGGCCTATGCCGCCGCGCACGAAAAGCTGTACGGTTATCGCAACGAGCGGCGCGAGATCGAAGTCGTTGCCGTGCGCGTCGAGGTCGTGGGGCATACCGTCGAACCGGAGCCCGTGTCGGCGCACGCGGCTGCGCGTTCCGCAACACCCGAACGTATGATTCAAGTCCACTTTGCGGCGCGCTCGGAATCCACGGCGCTCTACGATCGCGCGAAATTGCAGCCCGGCGATGTGATCGTGGGGCCGGCCGTGATTCACGAAGCGACCGCGACCACGGTGATCGATCCGGGCTGGCGCGGCGAAGTGCTGTCGCGCGGCGAGCTTTTGCTGTCGCACCAGCCTGCCGCAAATGCCGACGTTGACCTGCAACCAGCAGGCGCTAACTCAGAAGTTCCGTGTGACCCGGCAACGCTCGAGGTCTTCAACAACCGCTTCGCGGCCATCGCCGAGCAGATGGGCATCACGCTGCGCAATACCTCGAGCAGCGTGAACGTCAAGGAACGGCTTGACTTTAGTTGCGCGATATTCACCTCCGTCGGAGACCTGGTCGTCAACGCCCCACATATACCCGTCCATCTGGGCGCGATGGGGGAGACGGTGCGCTGCATTTTGGCCGACAATCCTGATCTGCGTCCCGGCGATGTATATGTCACCAACGATCCTTACCGCGGTGGGTCGCATCTGCCCGACGTGACTGTGGTGACGCCGATCTTCGATGCCGCGGGGCGCCGGCTTTTGTTCTTCACGGCCAGCCGCGCGCATCACGCCGAGATCGGCGGCATTGTTCCCGGCTCGATGCCCCCGTTTTCGTGCAACCTGGCGGAAGAGGGCGTGCTGATCAGCAACTTTCAGCTCATTGCGGCGGGCCGGTCGCGCTTCGACGAATTTGCCCGGTTGCTCAGCACCGCAAAATATCCGACGCGCAAGTTGACCGACAATCTGGCCGACGTCGCGGCACAAGTCGCGGCCAATCAACAAGGCGCGCGCGACCTCCGGCGATTGGTCGAGCGCCATTCGCTCGCGGTCGTACAGGCGTACATGGGCCATATCCAAAACGCGGCCGAACAGAAGATGCGGCAGGCGCTACGAAAGCTCCCAGACGGTCGGCACCGATTCGAGGACCATCTGGATGATGGTTCGCCGATTGCCGTGGCAATCGACATCGACGGCGACCGGGCGACGATCGATTTCACCGGCACCGGGCCGGTGCTGGCTGGGAACCTGAACGCCAATCGGGCGATCGTCACGGCGGCCGTGATGTACGTGCTGCGGACCTTGATCGCCGAGGACATTCCACTCAATCAGGGCGTGCTCGCGCCCGTACGGATCGTGCTTCCCGAATGTCTGCTGAACCCACGAGCGGGCGCCACGCCCGAGCAGAGTCCGGCCGTTGTCGGGGGCAATGTGGAAACTTCGCAGCGCGTGGTCGATGTTCTACTAGGCGCCCTCGGTCTGGCCGCCGCCAGCCAGGGGACGATGAACAACACGCTGTTTGGTGATTCGACGTTTGGCTATTACGAGACGATTTGCGGCGGCGCCGGGGCTACGGCCGATCGCGATGGCGCCGACGCCGTGCATACGCACATGACGAACACCCGACTCACGGATCCGGAAGTTCTGGAACAACGCTACCCGGTGCGGTTGCGCGAGTTCTCGATCCGCCGCGGCTCGGGAGGCACGGGCAAACGTCGCGGTGGCGATGGCGTGGTGCGACAGATCGAATTCTTACGTCCGCTCGATGTATCGCTCTTGGCCGAACGACGTGGACACTACGCACCGTATGGTATGGCCGGCGGAGCCGTGGGCGCGATCGGCCACAATACGCTCGTTCACGCCGACGGCACGCGCGAAGATGTGGGCGGGCACGCCCAGTTCAGGGCCGCGGCAGGCGACGTGCTAGAGATCGAAACGCCCGGCGGCGGCGGTTGGGGCGCCGACCTGAAATAG
- a CDS encoding DUF6174 domain-containing protein, translating to MEATTGGRRSSNGARLRPRRSRLRTSALVLGVAGGLAVGLAGLLLFMILKRGPTLPEITRAGLAVAEQKWNAAQPPGYDMDIVIGGRQPGEVHIEVRRGTVTKMTRDGVTPSQSRTWEYWTVPEQFETIRQDFDSSETEGGFGAAPGAQTILKGEFDPQYGYPRRYERHVLGTDLTVEWTVTRFAPVE from the coding sequence ATGGAAGCGACCACCGGCGGCAGACGCTCATCGAACGGTGCAAGGCTGCGGCCGCGCCGATCGCGATTACGTACCTCGGCCCTGGTGCTGGGCGTGGCGGGCGGGCTGGCCGTGGGATTGGCCGGCCTGCTGTTGTTCATGATCTTGAAACGCGGACCCACGTTGCCCGAGATCACCCGCGCCGGCCTGGCGGTGGCCGAACAAAAATGGAACGCCGCCCAGCCGCCCGGCTACGACATGGATATCGTGATCGGCGGCCGGCAGCCGGGCGAAGTACACATCGAAGTCCGCCGTGGCACAGTGACCAAAATGACGCGCGACGGCGTAACTCCTTCGCAGTCGCGCACCTGGGAATACTGGACCGTGCCCGAGCAGTTCGAAACCATCCGGCAGGATTTTGATTCGTCGGAAACCGAAGGCGGCTTCGGCGCGGCCCCCGGCGCACAAACGATTCTCAAGGGCGAGTTCGATCCGCAATATGGTTATCCGCGGCGCTACGAACGTCATGTGCTGGGTACGGATCTCACGGTGGAATGGACGGTCACGCGGTTCGCGCCAGTGGAATGA
- a CDS encoding carboxypeptidase-like regulatory domain-containing protein, with the protein MLAVVALTAALHVPVLGDETAGESKSADPKGAESQSSVPMLTKRFRITNPQGDPVAGATVIPWAVRSERGHGHWNINGDYNAKPPTLVTDAAGRGQFEFPRFLDKDGRVPPQQYTCSVVHPNYAGSTYNDIPVEGESYKDESVIQVRQGALIEITLAAEGQSISLDDVYILWSSDAPDKYKNKINDRGAIVLPRLPAGKELLMAVYAPDDGPVLFSDVQKVELDDGDHHQLRMELKPGVRVEGRLTGSVERPVRQGRAIGVVIISNKEVEGNVQWRVAAKMRIDGSFVFESMPRGALQVIALCDGAVAESGDPPDFARDREKEQAAAFSRPQVFALWEEQTRIFVKMAPSASCRVQVLDAAGAPIKGAECWFSPNVGWWHGGSQIYGGPFFSTIEYLKDQDIVRKYNHQDELFMARTDEQGEALVANLPGGQCWMSVVHDEYRMPGPDRNRSQRVSLTSGQTAEVTVRMEAKK; encoded by the coding sequence ATGCTCGCCGTTGTGGCCCTGACGGCCGCTCTCCACGTGCCGGTGCTGGGCGACGAGACCGCCGGTGAATCGAAAAGCGCCGACCCGAAAGGCGCCGAATCGCAGAGCAGCGTCCCGATGCTCACCAAGCGCTTCCGCATCACGAACCCGCAGGGCGACCCGGTTGCCGGCGCCACGGTAATTCCGTGGGCCGTGCGTTCCGAACGGGGACATGGGCACTGGAACATTAACGGCGATTACAACGCCAAGCCGCCTACACTTGTCACCGACGCGGCCGGCCGAGGCCAGTTCGAGTTTCCACGCTTTCTCGACAAGGACGGCAGAGTTCCACCGCAACAATACACCTGCAGCGTCGTTCATCCCAACTATGCCGGCAGCACGTACAACGACATTCCGGTCGAGGGAGAATCCTACAAGGACGAATCCGTGATCCAGGTGCGGCAGGGCGCCTTGATCGAAATCACGCTCGCGGCGGAAGGGCAGAGCATTTCGCTGGACGACGTTTACATACTTTGGAGCAGTGACGCGCCCGATAAGTACAAGAACAAGATCAACGACCGCGGAGCGATCGTGCTGCCGCGATTGCCGGCGGGCAAGGAATTGCTGATGGCCGTCTACGCGCCGGACGACGGCCCCGTGCTGTTTAGCGATGTCCAGAAGGTCGAACTCGATGATGGCGATCATCATCAACTACGGATGGAACTGAAACCAGGGGTGCGCGTCGAAGGCAGGCTCACGGGCTCTGTCGAGCGGCCCGTCCGCCAGGGACGAGCGATCGGCGTGGTGATCATTTCCAACAAGGAAGTGGAAGGGAACGTGCAATGGCGCGTTGCCGCGAAGATGCGCATCGATGGCAGCTTCGTTTTCGAGTCGATGCCGCGCGGGGCTTTGCAAGTCATTGCGCTCTGCGACGGAGCCGTGGCCGAAAGCGGTGACCCGCCCGACTTCGCACGCGACCGCGAGAAAGAGCAAGCGGCGGCATTCTCGCGACCACAGGTGTTCGCGCTCTGGGAAGAGCAGACCCGTATTTTCGTAAAGATGGCTCCGAGCGCATCCTGCCGCGTGCAGGTCCTCGACGCCGCGGGCGCCCCGATCAAGGGCGCCGAATGCTGGTTTTCTCCGAACGTAGGTTGGTGGCATGGCGGCAGCCAGATTTATGGCGGCCCCTTCTTCAGTACGATTGAATATCTCAAGGATCAGGACATCGTTCGCAAATACAACCATCAAGACGAGCTTTTCATGGCTAGGACCGACGAACAGGGCGAAGCCTTGGTCGCGAATCTGCCCGGCGGTCAATGCTGGATGTCCGTGGTCCATGACGAATACCGAATGCCAGGGCCGGATCGAAATCGCTCGCAGCGGGTCTCATTGACCTCGGGGCAGACAGCCGAGGTTACGGTGCGCATGGAAGCGAAGAAGTAG
- a CDS encoding penicillin acylase family protein has product MRLRLTTVLSCTMTAAMCIALADAARAETVTVYRDDWGVPHIYAESLPGAAYGAGYAQAEDRLEQMLQNYRLAAGNLAEVAGPSLVDQDYRSRVWQHEEVARDHYERMDPRLKATCTAFIRGVQKYMDEHPADVPKWAQKLEPHFPVMLSRFIIWNWPEGQAAGDLERAGIKPSPQPYLGSNEWVIAANRSATGNVIALIDPHLSWYGPFRFYEQRMYARGEDFALSGAAILGLPMPGLGHTQYASVAMTTGGPDTADVYEETVDPANPLRYEVDGKWREMKTRKITIRVRDGEKIIEKHFQLDSTHHGPVVARKDNKAYTMALAYIDCAGLMEELYKVHTARNMDQIKAALSTCELMPQNIMIGTVDGDTFYVHDGRVPVRNHGLPTNRPVPGNVSKNDFAGIHPFEDLPQVTNPKAGYMQNCNVAPAVMMRGSPMTKESAKRPYLYYDDGRGNHQRAEMVTEILHTDNSVTLEEAIDLAFCTQVLGAEKWQDRIAQAWQTASADAKTPDVQAVVANIRDWNRRSDPGSKGAIAYYAFKQALGGKTSEAVAVPAELSDADIVAALAKGAEWLRSKVGGVDARYGDVFRVARKDGKQSWPVGGGSLKEAGMATPRAISFGNVGEQKIGHGGQTSTQIVVLSKPPRSYMVLPLGESDHPETGHWDDQAAKLFSEGKAKDTYFMDLDALKPHVTSTATLAFE; this is encoded by the coding sequence ATGCGGTTGCGACTCACAACGGTTCTTTCATGCACGATGACGGCCGCGATGTGCATCGCGCTCGCCGATGCAGCGCGGGCGGAGACGGTCACCGTTTATCGCGACGATTGGGGCGTGCCGCACATCTATGCCGAGTCGCTGCCGGGTGCCGCCTATGGCGCTGGGTATGCCCAGGCCGAGGATCGGCTCGAACAAATGTTGCAGAATTATCGATTGGCCGCGGGTAACCTGGCCGAGGTGGCCGGGCCGTCGCTCGTGGATCAGGATTATCGGTCGCGCGTCTGGCAGCACGAAGAGGTCGCCCGCGACCACTACGAGCGGATGGACCCCAGGCTGAAGGCCACGTGCACGGCGTTCATCCGCGGCGTGCAAAAGTACATGGACGAGCATCCGGCTGATGTGCCCAAGTGGGCGCAAAAGCTCGAGCCGCATTTCCCCGTGATGCTCAGCCGGTTCATCATTTGGAACTGGCCCGAGGGACAAGCCGCCGGCGACCTGGAACGCGCCGGGATCAAACCATCGCCGCAACCATACCTGGGCTCGAACGAGTGGGTGATCGCCGCCAATCGCAGCGCGACGGGAAACGTAATCGCGCTGATTGATCCGCACCTGAGCTGGTACGGACCGTTCCGCTTCTACGAGCAGCGGATGTACGCCCGCGGCGAGGACTTTGCCCTCTCGGGCGCGGCGATCCTGGGCTTGCCCATGCCGGGCTTGGGACACACGCAATACGCGTCGGTCGCCATGACCACAGGCGGGCCCGACACGGCCGACGTCTATGAAGAGACCGTCGATCCGGCGAACCCGCTGCGTTACGAGGTCGACGGCAAGTGGCGCGAGATGAAGACGCGCAAGATCACGATCCGCGTCCGCGACGGAGAGAAGATCATCGAGAAGCACTTCCAACTCGATTCGACACATCACGGCCCCGTCGTCGCCCGCAAGGACAACAAGGCCTACACGATGGCGCTGGCGTACATCGATTGCGCCGGACTGATGGAAGAGCTGTATAAGGTTCACACGGCTCGCAACATGGACCAGATCAAGGCCGCGCTGTCGACCTGCGAGCTGATGCCGCAAAACATCATGATCGGCACCGTCGACGGCGACACCTTCTACGTACACGACGGTCGCGTGCCGGTGCGCAATCACGGCCTGCCGACCAATCGGCCGGTGCCAGGCAACGTGTCGAAAAACGATTTCGCCGGCATTCACCCGTTCGAGGATCTGCCCCAAGTCACGAATCCCAAGGCCGGCTACATGCAGAATTGCAATGTCGCGCCGGCCGTCATGATGCGCGGCAGCCCCATGACCAAGGAAAGCGCCAAGCGGCCGTACTTGTATTACGACGACGGGCGAGGGAACCACCAGCGTGCTGAAATGGTGACCGAGATTCTGCACACCGATAATTCGGTCACGCTCGAAGAAGCCATTGACCTGGCGTTCTGCACGCAGGTGCTGGGCGCCGAGAAGTGGCAAGATCGCATCGCCCAGGCGTGGCAAACGGCCAGCGCCGACGCCAAGACGCCCGACGTGCAGGCCGTGGTCGCGAACATCCGCGACTGGAATCGCCGTTCCGACCCGGGCAGCAAGGGGGCGATTGCGTATTACGCCTTCAAGCAGGCGCTGGGCGGAAAGACCTCCGAGGCCGTCGCGGTGCCGGCCGAACTTTCGGACGCCGACATCGTTGCGGCCCTCGCCAAGGGAGCCGAATGGCTGCGCAGCAAGGTCGGCGGCGTCGACGCGCGGTACGGCGACGTCTTCCGCGTTGCGCGCAAGGACGGCAAGCAGAGTTGGCCGGTCGGCGGCGGCAGCCTGAAAGAAGCGGGCATGGCCACGCCGCGGGCGATTTCGTTCGGCAACGTGGGCGAACAAAAGATTGGCCACGGCGGCCAGACGTCGACGCAAATCGTCGTGCTCTCCAAGCCGCCACGCTCGTACATGGTGCTACCGCTGGGCGAAAGCGATCATCCCGAAACCGGTCACTGGGACGATCAGGCGGCCAAGCTCTTCAGCGAGGGGAAGGCGAAGGACACGTACTTCATGGACCTCGACGCCCTCAAGCCGCACGTGACGAGCACGGCCACCTTGGCTTTCGAATAA
- a CDS encoding PEP-CTERM sorting domain-containing protein, with protein sequence MTVFAVAALWTGSNSGRAGVDPGYQSTTSDGFFELDSASGSTTLKIAAAPEPGSLALFGRGAVGLALGNSQRRSPKDARLIPRVGKQFSAAELA encoded by the coding sequence TTGACCGTATTCGCCGTGGCCGCCTTGTGGACCGGCAGCAATTCCGGGCGCGCCGGCGTCGATCCTGGTTACCAGTCCACCACCAGCGACGGCTTCTTCGAACTCGATAGCGCATCCGGTAGCACCACATTGAAGATCGCAGCCGCGCCGGAGCCCGGCAGCTTGGCGCTTTTCGGTCGTGGCGCGGTTGGTCTGGCGCTGGGCAATTCGCAAAGGCGGTCGCCGAAAGATGCGCGGCTAATCCCCCGCGTGGGGAAGCAATTCAGCGCTGCCGAGCTTGCGTAG
- a CDS encoding putative quinol monooxygenase — translation MIYANILLTVKDANDVPEIRELLREQGRLSRAEPGCARFEVYQSNVDETRFFLIERWESNEALDLHRKAKAYTEIYQPKVLPKVERQGHVSTIVE, via the coding sequence ATGATCTATGCCAATATTTTGCTGACGGTGAAAGACGCCAACGACGTTCCCGAGATTCGCGAGCTGCTGCGCGAGCAAGGACGGCTGTCGCGAGCCGAGCCTGGCTGCGCCCGCTTCGAAGTCTACCAGTCGAACGTCGATGAAACGCGTTTCTTTTTGATCGAGCGGTGGGAATCGAACGAGGCCCTCGACCTGCATCGCAAGGCGAAGGCCTATACCGAAATCTATCAGCCGAAAGTGCTTCCCAAGGTCGAACGGCAAGGGCACGTGTCGACGATCGTCGAATAA
- a CDS encoding SDR family NAD(P)-dependent oxidoreductase, whose translation MSDWSGKVVIVTGGSSGLGRAIAAAFGRRKAHVVIAARGEEALARTAAELARQGIAVATITADVTRQESVDALITQTVEMFGRLDVVVNNAGRSSRRAVLDTTVEDFSALLELNLLGVVRMTRAAAPHLLATGGHLVNIGSLAGKSATRFMGAYPASKFALSAYTQQLRLELAPQGLHVLLVCPGPIARDEPRAASSERAQEDVSNIPEAARKPGAGAKVKLLRPENLAERIVAACDARAPELVIPGKARLLFAISALSPRLGDWLVRRMTS comes from the coding sequence ATGAGCGACTGGTCAGGAAAAGTGGTCATCGTCACGGGCGGATCGAGCGGCTTGGGGCGCGCGATCGCGGCGGCCTTCGGGCGTCGCAAGGCGCACGTCGTGATCGCGGCGCGCGGCGAAGAGGCGCTCGCGCGCACCGCCGCCGAACTGGCGCGGCAGGGAATCGCCGTTGCGACGATCACGGCCGATGTCACGCGGCAGGAATCGGTCGACGCACTCATCACGCAAACGGTCGAAATGTTCGGACGCCTGGACGTGGTCGTCAATAATGCCGGGCGGTCGAGCCGGCGGGCGGTGCTCGATACGACCGTCGAGGATTTTTCAGCGCTCCTGGAATTGAACCTGCTGGGCGTCGTGCGCATGACGCGCGCCGCGGCGCCGCACTTGCTGGCCACGGGCGGGCACCTCGTGAATATCGGCTCGCTGGCCGGAAAGTCGGCCACGCGTTTCATGGGCGCTTACCCGGCCAGCAAGTTCGCTCTATCGGCTTACACGCAACAGTTGCGATTGGAGCTGGCGCCGCAAGGCTTACACGTGCTCTTGGTTTGTCCCGGGCCGATCGCGCGCGACGAGCCGCGCGCCGCGAGCAGCGAGCGCGCGCAAGAGGACGTCAGCAACATCCCGGAAGCCGCCCGCAAACCGGGCGCCGGCGCTAAAGTGAAGCTGCTTAGGCCCGAGAACCTGGCTGAACGCATCGTCGCCGCCTGCGACGCGCGGGCGCCGGAACTCGTGATCCCCGGCAAGGCACGGCTCTTATTCGCGATTTCCGCACTATCGCCGCGGCTGGGCGACTGGCTGGTGCGAAGGATGACGAGTTAA
- a CDS encoding tRNA-dihydrouridine synthase — MATITDNSPSLTSKRATRARPLMIGHVVVDPPVLQAPMAGFTNYAYRQIVREFGGAGLQATEMVSARGFLAKDERDGEFPDRLWGVRDEVRPLAVQIWDNDPGTLAAVGARLAHEFKVSVVDINFGCPVKQITVAAHSGSYLLKCPERVGAIVERVSQACAPTPVTAKIRLGCTRDNINAIDVAQVVEGAGAAALTVHGRTAQDFFKGSADWERISAIKPHLQRIPLIGNGDLDSPAKVVRAFERYDVDGVMIARAALAKPWLFRQAEAALRGEPIPPDPTPQEERTLLLHHYRLVCDRFGPDRGTILMRRFACCYAQGRPGAREFRTRVSHVVTPEDFAAVVNDYFPQM; from the coding sequence ATGGCCACGATCACCGATAATTCGCCGAGCCTCACGAGCAAACGGGCTACGCGCGCGCGGCCGCTGATGATCGGCCATGTCGTCGTCGATCCGCCGGTGCTGCAGGCGCCGATGGCTGGGTTCACGAACTATGCCTACCGGCAGATCGTGCGCGAATTCGGCGGCGCCGGATTGCAAGCCACGGAGATGGTCAGTGCCCGTGGCTTTCTGGCCAAGGACGAACGCGACGGCGAATTTCCGGATCGCCTATGGGGCGTGCGCGACGAAGTCCGACCGCTAGCCGTACAGATCTGGGATAACGACCCGGGCACTTTGGCCGCGGTCGGCGCGAGGCTCGCGCACGAGTTCAAAGTGAGCGTCGTTGATATCAATTTCGGCTGCCCGGTAAAACAGATCACGGTCGCCGCGCATAGCGGCAGCTATTTGCTGAAGTGCCCCGAGCGCGTGGGCGCGATCGTCGAGCGCGTATCACAAGCGTGCGCGCCGACCCCTGTCACGGCCAAGATCCGCTTGGGCTGCACGCGCGACAACATCAACGCCATCGATGTGGCGCAAGTCGTCGAAGGGGCCGGCGCCGCGGCGCTGACCGTGCATGGCCGCACGGCGCAGGACTTCTTCAAGGGCTCGGCCGATTGGGAACGAATCTCGGCTATCAAACCGCACTTGCAACGCATCCCGCTGATCGGCAACGGCGATCTCGATTCACCGGCAAAGGTCGTGCGCGCTTTCGAGCGCTACGATGTCGACGGCGTGATGATCGCCCGTGCGGCCTTGGCCAAGCCGTGGCTTTTCCGCCAGGCGGAAGCGGCGCTGCGTGGCGAGCCGATCCCGCCAGACCCAACGCCCCAAGAAGAACGAACGCTGTTGTTGCACCACTACCGGCTGGTCTGCGACCGCTTCGGCCCAGACCGAGGGACCATCTTGATGCGAAGATTTGCCTGTTGCTATGCGCAGGGGCGGCCGGGAGCGCGCGAATTTCGCACGCGCGTTTCACATGTGGTGACGCCCGAGGATTTCGCCGCAGTGGTAAACGACTATTTTCCGCAGATGTAG